In the Syntrophorhabdales bacterium genome, GAAGCAGCCGTTAATGTCCGTGCCGCCTGCAAGGGAATTGAAGTGCACGTCTGTCTTGATGGCATCGTAGACAAATTGGAAGCCTTCCGCGGAAAGGGGCGAGCCTGTCTGGCCGATTGCTTTCAGGGAGTCGAGCTTGAAGCGCTCATTCGGTCTGAATCCCTGGCTCTTGAGGAGATTGATATACGTCGCACTTGTTCCAAAGAAGGTTATCTTTTCATCGTCCACGAGCTGCCACATGGTGCCGAGATCAGGATAGCCCGGGTTGCCGTCGAACAGCACAATCTTTGAACCCACACCGAGCGCTGCCACCAGCCAGTTCCACATCATCCAGCTGGGTGCAGTCATATAGGTGATTGTGTCGTCCCGTTTGAGATCCGAGTGGAGAACAAGCTCCTTCAGCTGGTTGAGCAGTATGCCGCCGACACTCTGGACCATGCACTTGGGCTTGCCTGTGGTGCCCGATGAAAACATGATGTAGAGAGGATGGTTTGCGGGTACCTGCTCGAAGAGAATCTCCTTATCGTTGGAGAGGAAATCGTGGTAGAGCACGCCATTGCGTACGCTGCCCGGATCAGGATGTTCGTTCACGTAGGGGACAATCACGACTTTTTCAATGGAGGGGACAGCCTCAACCACGGCTTTGACATCGGCGAGCATGGGGAAGGGCTTATTCTTGTACAGGTAGCCGTCAACGGCAAAGAGCACCTTGGGTTCGATCTGGCTGAAGCGGTCAATGACCGCCTGCATACCCAGCTCGGATCCGCAGGATGCCCACGTCGCTCCTATGCTGGTGGTTGCAAGCATGGCGATTGCCGTTTCAGTCATGTTGGGCATATAGGCTACGACCCGATCTTTTTTTGTGACTCCTTGCGCACGCAACGATGCTGCAAGGCGGGCAACGATTGTATAAAGCTCTTCGTAGGTGATGCTCTTCGACGGCTTTGTCTCGCACTTGAAGACAAAGGCTGTCTTTTTGTCCCTGTACCTGAGGAGGTTCTCAGCAAAGTTTAATTCCGCGCCCACAAACCACTGTGCACCCGGAAATTTCTTGAGGTCATCAACGATCTTGTCATATTTTTTCGAAGCCTTGATTTCGAGAAAATCCCACACGCTTGCCCACAAATCCGGAATATTGGCGATCGACCAGTCGTAGAGTTCGAAATACCCCTTGAACTGTTTGTTGTGACGCTTGTTGACGAACTCTATGAATTTCGTCATATTCGCGTTTTTGATTCTCTCTATAGACGGGTTCCAAAGTGGCTTTGCCATGGATGTTCCTCCTCAATACCTGGTTCTACGCAAAGTCCTAGTATGGGTTGCTTTGATCTGGTTCAAATCCGAATATCGAATGTGTAAATCCTAAACAAGTTCAAATATCAAATTTTCTAAAGGAGAGCCGAGATTTCGTGGCTATTTGTAATTTTGGTCATTTGATATTATTTAGGATTTAGATATTAGGGCTTAGAATTTGTCTCCTTATGTTCCCTGTTCCACTTAATCAGATACTCAAGCAGTTGGGTCTTGCTCTTCTGCATTTTTTCCTGATCCCATTCCTGGAATCCGCGGCCGGTCTTAAAACCCAGTTCACCTTTCTCCACCTTCTGCTTCAAGATTGGTGCGGGCTCTGTGGACCTGTCGATATACTTGAGGATGTAATTGTGAATCTGCAGTGTCAGGTCAAGCCCTACCATGTCTGCTGTTTCCAGCGGGGCCAGCACGGGAAGTCTGAGACCGAAGCTGTTTCTTATCACCTCGTCAACTGTCGCCGCGTCTGCAATCCCCTGGTCAACGATGGCGACCGCTTCACGCCAGAGCGCATGCTGCAGCCGGTTGCCTACGAACCCGGGCACGTCCTTCTTTACCTTGACTGCTTTCTTTCCTACGGCTTTCAGTAGATCATATGTTTGATCGACTGTCTGGAGAGATGTCTCGTCACCCGGCACCACCTCGACGAGTGGAATGAGATAGGGAGGATTCCAGAAATGAGTGCCGACGATCCGTTTCTTTCCTTTGGCTTTGGCCGCAATCTCCGTTATGCTGATCACCGACGTGTTGGTAGCGAGAATTGCATCTTGCGGGCAAAGCTCATCCATTTCTTTAAAGAGCTTCTGCTTAAGCTCCAGCTGCTCTGCCACTGCCTCAACCACAAAGTGCGCGCCTGAAACAGCCGTCTTCAGGTCCTGGGTCGTTGTTATCCTCCTGACGGCGCCTTCGATCTCTTCCCTTTTTCCGATGCCATTGTTTGCAAGGAGGGTAAGATTCGTCCTGACATTCTCAATCGCCTTTGCCAGCACCTCATCATTCACGTCAAGCAGGGAGACGGGATGGCCGTGCAGCGCAAAAATCTGCGCTATGCCGTGTCCCATCAAG is a window encoding:
- a CDS encoding 3-hydroxyacyl-CoA dehydrogenase family protein — protein: MTTTEKEHIAVIGAGLMGHGIAQIFALHGHPVSLLDVNDEVLAKAIENVRTNLTLLANNGIGKREEIEGAVRRITTTQDLKTAVSGAHFVVEAVAEQLELKQKLFKEMDELCPQDAILATNTSVISITEIAAKAKGKKRIVGTHFWNPPYLIPLVEVVPGDETSLQTVDQTYDLLKAVGKKAVKVKKDVPGFVGNRLQHALWREAVAIVDQGIADAATVDEVIRNSFGLRLPVLAPLETADMVGLDLTLQIHNYILKYIDRSTEPAPILKQKVEKGELGFKTGRGFQEWDQEKMQKSKTQLLEYLIKWNREHKETNSKP
- a CDS encoding acetoacetate--CoA ligase, which codes for MAKPLWNPSIERIKNANMTKFIEFVNKRHNKQFKGYFELYDWSIANIPDLWASVWDFLEIKASKKYDKIVDDLKKFPGAQWFVGAELNFAENLLRYRDKKTAFVFKCETKPSKSITYEELYTIVARLAASLRAQGVTKKDRVVAYMPNMTETAIAMLATTSIGATWASCGSELGMQAVIDRFSQIEPKVLFAVDGYLYKNKPFPMLADVKAVVEAVPSIEKVVIVPYVNEHPDPGSVRNGVLYHDFLSNDKEILFEQVPANHPLYIMFSSGTTGKPKCMVQSVGGILLNQLKELVLHSDLKRDDTITYMTAPSWMMWNWLVAALGVGSKIVLFDGNPGYPDLGTMWQLVDDEKITFFGTSATYINLLKSQGFRPNERFKLDSLKAIGQTGSPLSAEGFQFVYDAIKTDVHFNSLAGGTDINGCFAIGSPTLPVYAGQLQAPGLAMKVKAYDEKGNVVHDRQAELVCEAPAPSMPLYFWNDPDYSRYRDAYFTVYPNIWRHGDYVTFYSDTRGITFFGRSDAILKPSGVRIGTAEVYNIVDKFEEVADSVAIGQNWEGDQRVLLFVKLAPGATLTDDLQKRIKNALRDKASPRHVPSLIVDVPDIPYTFSSKKVESAVTNIINGRPVTNRDALINPESLDYFEKILPDVQK